The genomic region TCGGCCGCCAGCGCTTCATGCACGGCATCCTGACGGGCGGCGGGCCCTTCAGCATCAGCATCCTCAGCGAGCCCCAGGCCGCTGTTTCCCAGTATTTCGCCGGCCAGCGGGAGCCAGACTTGGAACAGGCAGTCCGCTACCGGGAACTGCAGGGCGGGTTGCCGGGCATCGAAGGCGCCCTGGGCTGGATGGAGTGCAAGCTGGCCGCCGTCTATCCCGGCGGCGACCACGACATCTTGCTGGCCGAAGTGACCAGCGTGGAAGTGGCGGATCCGGCGGCCCATGGGGCGGCGGCTGAGGCTGCCGGCCGGGCGGAGGCCGCCGATGCCGGGGTTGCCGATCCGGCCGCCTTGGCCCGGCCCCTGCTGTTCTTCAACAGCCGCTACGGCCGGATGGCGCCCGAGGAAGCCTAGGATTGCAGTGACGGGCAGCCCCAATGGGCTGCCCGCCATGGCCTTCCTACCGAATGGGAACCGTCTGCACCGCCGGACGGATATTGTTGTTAGACTTGGCCTACTGGGGTTGGTTCTGCGCCAGCTGCTGCTCGGCCAGCGCGATCATGCGGCGGACCATGTTACCGCCGACGGCACCGTTGATGCGGGACGGCACGTCACCCAGGTAGCCGGAGTAGTTGGGGATGCCCAGCTCCTGGGCCACCTCGAACTTGAGGCGCTCCAGCCCCGCCCGGGCCTGCGGTACCAAATGCGTGTTACGCTGTTGTCCCTGAGCCAATATTATGTCACCTCCTTTGCTTGCTATCGTGCCCGCCGGGGTGACGCCGTACGATAGATAGTTTTTGCCGCGCTGCCACATTTCGCGGACGTGATAAACTACCAGGGAGGTGCCGAACCTTCTGTGGCATGGATTTTAGTGATTCTGGCCGCCGCCGCCCTGGTAGCCCTGGCAGCAGTCGGCGGTCGCAAAGCCATCAACCGGGAACGGGAGCGCTTGCTGTTGCAGCAGCGTCATTTAGATGAAAGGGAAGCCGCGCGCCGCATCTTGAGCGGGCAGGTGACGCCCCTGCTGGCCACGGCCGTCGACCTGCAGCCGGGCGAGCAGGCGTATTTCCAGGCGGCGGCCTCCCATCTGGTGCCCGTCAACGAAGTCGAAGACGAGTTCCAGCGGCGGTCCCGGGGCACCATGGTCATTACCGATCAGGCCCTGGTCTACGCCGCCATGGACGGCGGCCATACCAGGCTGAGCATGGACAGCATCGGCCGCATCGACTTGCCCTTGGCCGACATTTTGACCGTGGTGACCTTTGCCGATACTTTCACCAGAGACGAAGAATTTTGGTACTTCCAGTTGGAGCAGCCCCTGTTGGCGGCAGCCCACTTGTCCCGGTTCGCCGGCTTCCAACTGGTTTTGGGCGGCGACACCATGCCGGACCTGGAAGGGCACAGCCTGCCGGGGGATGACCAGCGGACCATAGATGCAGGGCAAGGAGAGAAGTTTTGGTGAGCAGCGCGACGGCGGCAGGCACGCCTTCGCCCGGAGCCGGTCCGGCCGGCGCGCCCGGCCCCGGCATGATGGGCCCGGCCGCCCAGGGCCGCGGGCCCACACGTCTGACTTATCACAACATTTTTTCCATCGGGCTTTATATATTGGTTGTGCTCGTGCTGGCGGCCATGCTGTGGAGCTTCCTGGCCAGCCGCCGCGTCGACTGGCTGGTGGAAGGCCGGTACGTGGATCTGACGCCGGAACGCTACCAGCCGGGCACCGTCACCCACTTCGCCTTCGACGAATGGCGGCCTCCCCGGCCTATGGGCTTCTTCCTCCTGGCGGGCCAGGACGGCACCTTTCTGGCCGTGGCCGACCGCCCCTTCGGCTGCGTGCTCACCTGGCAGCCGATGGCCGATCAACTGCTGGATCCGTGCCGGGGCATGGCCTTTCCCCGGGAGCGTCTCCTTAGCGACCCGCCGCCCGGCTTGAAGCTGCTGCCTGTGTTGGGCGATGAAACCCGCATCCGGGTGGATTTGAAGGACCTGCTGGATCCGTAGTCGCCCGCCGGCCGTCGGATCGGTAGTCGCCGGCCGGTGCCGGGGCTTTGCCTGTTTCTTAGTTCCGGGTTAACATAATAAGTGCGCGCAAAATTTCGAAACTGCTTGAGATTGCTTGAAACTGCTTGAACTGCTCGAGATTGCTTGAGTCAGCGAGACGATCGCGGGTGCCGGGCCGCAAGGTGGCACTCGAGGAAAGTCGGGACTGCACAGGGCACGGTGCCGGATAACGTCCGGCGGGGGCGACCCCAGGGAAAGTGCCACAGAAACATACCGCCGTCCCATGGACGGTGTCCCACGGACGGTAAGGGTGAAACGGTGCGGTAAGAGCGCACCAGCGGTCAGGCGACTGGCCGGCTAGGCAAACCCCACCGGCAGCAAGGCCAAGTAGGAGGGGGATGAGGTGGCCCGCGGACCCCTCGGGTTGGCCGCTTGAGGCGCCGGGCAACCGGCGTCCCAGATAGATGATCGTCCACGACAGGATCCCGCTTATCGCTGGCTCAAATTGTTTTCGGTGCGCCTCCGGCAGCCGCAGCCCGGCCCGGAGGCGCTTTGTTTTTTGCTTTGTCCCCAAAATAAGGCCCAAGAACAGTGATCTTCCCCGCTCTTATGGGCTGCTTTTTGCTGTTCCACAAAATTTCACTCAGCGATATTGGGTCTAGCGCGTACAATTTTGAGTTTTTGTACTTCTTGGGGTGGCTGCCGGACAGTCGGAACCCAAAAACCGGCCAAATTCCCGGGCTATTGCGCAAAGTATGGCACTTCCCCGCCCCTTTGGGCCTCGGGAAGGGCTCAAAATCTTTACCAATCCGGTGCAAAACCTCAAAGAAATGCCCTATAGGCTCAAAAAGCTTATCTATACATTTTGCGGGAAACCGCCGGCCCATGAGGCTCCGTGCCTAGGCGGTTTCCCGATGCTCCATAATGGGATTGAGCATGTTGAGGATGGCGTCTCGGAGAGCATCGAGGCCTGTAACGTTGACAGGAACCACTGGTACTTGGTAGCGCTCCTCCGCCGCCTTCACGTGATCGTTGGCTTTGTGGCTGGTATAGGTCGTAATGAAAATCACACCGTCCGCCTTGGACATCGCCCGGTCGATGGCACTCAGCTTTTCCTCGGAAGGTGCGAAGAGAAAGCGGCCGCCCAGCCCCTCGACCAACTCCTTGTAAACTTCCTTTCTAAAAGACGGGCCGATAATGGCAACCTTGCGCCCGGACAGCGGGTTTTCATCACCCATGAATTCCCGGCGCAGGCTGTTGAACTCGCCTAGCAGTTTTTTTAATTCCCGTTCTTGCACCTGGATTGTTTCTTGAAGTCGCCGGTTCTCTTGCTCCAATTCTGCGACCCGCTTCTCCAGCCGGCTTGCTTCTTCCATCAACCACTCCATTGACTGCCCTCCTTTCTTATTTTGTCGGTCACGTGTTAATAACATATACTTCCATTACCTGATTGGCTAGTTTCTAGCTGATCTACGCGCGGCAAAAGCTCAGGCCACTGAGTACGGAGAGTTCGAGGCCCGCCTGTACAGCCAGGACCACCGTTATAGCGATGAGACTTTGGTTATGAGCGTGCCCTTCACGGTGAGCGGGGCCGTGGAGTAGACGGTGTCCGATTGGGCGGTGCCGGAGATCGCCAAGACCGACCAGCTGGGCTTGATCCCCGACTCCCTTAAGAATGGAGCGGGCGGAACTCTTGGGGCTAGAAGTAGCAGTTTACGGCGGGGCACCGGCGGGCCATGTGATAGTGACGAAACTGGTCGGCCAGAGCCAGGTCGTGGCGGAGCGCAAACAGGGGCACCGGAGTGCCATCCCGTGGATGGTTGAGCAGCTTCAAGCGGCCTTTGCGGAGTACTAGGATCAACACCTGGCGGGCCGGCTGCAGGCCGACCTTAATGATGAAGAGTTCGCCGCCCTGCTGGCCCTCCTAGAGACCGCCCTCAGCTAAGCCCCTTAGAGCGATCCCTGATTAACGCTCCCCGACCCGCAACAGCCGCAGGCTGTTCAGCACCACCAGCACCGTGGCGCCGGTGTCGGACAGTACGGCCAGCCACAAGGTCAACCAGCCCGGGAAGACCAGCAGCACCGCCAGAGCCTTGATGATGAGGGAAAAGGCAATGTTCTGCTTGATGACGGCCAAGGTCTTGCGGCTGAGCCGGACGGCGTAAGGCAGCTTCGTCAGATCATCGCCCATCAAGACGATGTCCGCCGTTTCGATGGCGGTGTCAGAGCCCGCGCCGCCCATGGCGATGCCGGTGGTGGCGGTGGCCAGGGCCGGGGCGTCGTTGACCCCGTCGCCCACCATGGCCACCCGCTGGTGCTGCTCGACGAGTGCCTTAACATAGGCAACTTTGTCTTCGGGCAGCAGTTCGGCCCGATACTCGGCCAGACCCACCTGCTGGGCTACGGCCCGGGCGGTGGCTTCGTTGTCGCCGCTGAGCATGATGGTCCTGGTCACGCCGGCTTCCCCCAGGCGGTCGATGGCCCACCGGCTGCTGTCCCGGACGTGGTCGGCCAGGGCCACCACGGCCAGCACTTCTGACGGGGTTCCGAACAGCACCGTCGTCTTGCCTTCCCCGTGGCGCTGGTCCAGGAGGGGGCGGGCCTGATCCAAATTGACCCCCAACTCCTCAAACAGCCGCACGTTGCCGGCGTAGTACCGTTGGCCTCGGTAGAGGGCATGGGCACCCTTGCCCGGGAGGGCGCGGAAGTCGTCCACCTCCGCCGGGTTGATGTTCCGGTCCGCCAAAGCGGTGACGATGGCTGCCGCCAGGGGGTGCTCCGACCGGGATTCAATCCCGGCCAGGACCGCCAGCCGGGCGGCCGGCGAGGCGCCGGAGGCGGTGCCATCCCCGCCGTCGCCGGGCTCGAGCCCCTGCAAATCGTCGCCGGACCCGAGCGCCTGCCTTTCGTCGCCGAGCCCAGCCCCGGCCAACACATCAATATCCGTCACCCGGGGCCGCCCTTCCGTCAGCGTCCCGGTCTTGTCAAAGGCAATAGCCCGAATGGAGCCCAAGTTCTCCAAATGCACACCGCCCTTGATCAGCACGCCGTTCCGGGCGGCGTTGCCGATGGCGGTGACGATGGCCACAGGGGTGGAGACCACCAGGGCACAAGGGCAGGCGATGATGAGCAGGGAGAGCCCCCGGTACAGCCAGGGCTGCCACGGGGCCGCCAGCAGCAAGGGCGGCATCACGGTGATCAAGACCGCCGCCGCCATGACGGCGGGCGTGTAATACCGGGCGAACCGGTCGACGAAGGCCTTCATGGGCGCCCGCTGTTCCTGGGCTTCCTCCACCATCTCGATGATCTTGGCCAGGGTGGTGTCCTGGGCCAACTTGCTGACCCGGACCCTCAAGGCGCCCTCGCCGTTGATGGAGCCGGCGAAAACCTGTGCGCCGGCTTCCTTGGCCACGGGTATGGCTTCCCCGGTGATGGCCGCCTCGTTGACCGATGACGAGCCGGACTCGACAACCCCGTCCATGGCGATTTTCTCGCCGGGGCGCACCAGCAGCAGGTCGCCCACCTGGACGTCCTCCACCGGCACTGTCTGTTCCCGGCCATCCCGGACGATCTGGGCCTCCCGGGGCGCCAGCTCCAGCAGGGACCGTAGCGAGCGCCGGGCTCTTTCAATGGAATACTCCGACAACGTGTCGCTGACGCCGAACAGGAAGGCCACCACGGCGGCCTCTTCCCAGTAGCCGATGCCCACGGCGCCCATGACGGCCACGGTCATCAAGGTGTTCATGTCGAATTCCAGGCGGGTCAGGTTGCGCAGACCCTGGCGGCCCGCCCGCCAGCCGCCGGCCAAGGTGGCCAGGAGGTATAGCCCTACAATCAAAGACTCCGGTGCGGCCGCCACGCCCTGGCCCGCCACGCCCCGGCCCGTCAGCCACTGCAGCCCGAAGGCCACGGCGATGAGCACGCCCGACAAACCTGTCAGCACCGTAGTGGGCGCCGCCCACCAAGGAGGCTGTTCCGCTCCGGGCGCCGCTCCGGCGGGCGCTCCGGCCGGCGACTCGGATGTCGCATCGGCCACCCCACCGGGCACCGCCCGGCCCAGGGCCCCCTCATCCACCCGGATGTTGTCGAAGGCGCCCAACTCGTTGATGACCTCGACGGGCGGCGGCGTGCCGGTAATGGTCACCTTGGCGGCGCCGAAGTTGACGGTGGCGTCGATAACGCCCGGGTACTCCTTCAACTTCCGCTCGAAGCGGGCGGCGCAGTCGGCGCAGGTCAAGCCGGCCAGCCGGTATACAGTTCGGTCGGGGACAGGGGCCGTGCTCATGTCAGTGCACCGTTCTCTTCCTGCACATGGGCCAGGGCGATCTCCATCAACTGGCGGACATGCTCGTCATGGAGGGAATAAAACATCATCTTGCCTTCCCGCCGGCTCCGCACCAGGCGCATCAGGCGCAGCAGGCGGAGATGATGGGAGGCGGTGGCCACGCTGCTGCCGATGATGGAAGCCACATCGCAGACGCACAGTTCGTCCTCTTGGGTGAGGGCGTAGACGATTTTCACCCGGGTGTCGTCGGCCAGGGCTTTGAACAGGGGCGCCATGCCCTGGGTGATGCCCACCAGGGGCTTGAGGCGGGCCACCTTTTCGGCGTCATGGGTGAAGATTTCGCAGGACGCATCCTCGGCCAGGGGCCCCGCCGGCAAGGACTCCGCCTGCGCACGCGGCACCCCCGGCACTACTCCTTCCTGAGTTGCCTGCACTGTTTCCGCGGCCACAGCCGAACCTCCCCGGCTCCTGCAATTGACCCAGTCAAAAGGCCTGGCTAAAATCTCATTCAAACGGTCTTTTGAATGTTAGATTATGGCCGGCTGCCCAAAGTGTCAACACTATATAATGGGTGGACCGGGACCCTTTGGCAGCTAAACGGGTGCGACCTAGGGGACCCAAGGGGACCCAAGGGAACCCTCCTCGGACAGCAGGAGGACACCCGCCGGTGCATTTAGAACAAAATAAAGGCCAGCCCAGGGCAAGGGAGTGGTTGGACCTAAATGGACGACCCCAGTAGCATTCGGCAATTACTTTTGCTTGGTATGTTGCTGTTGTTGTCGGCCTTCTTCTCCGGCGCAGAAACGGCACTCATGTCCCTCAGCAAAGTGCGCATCCGCCATTTGGTGGACCAGAAGGCTCCTGCCGCCCAGACCATCGCCAACATCGTTTCCCAGCCCGACAAACTCCTCAGCACCTTGTTGATCGGCAACAACCTTATCAATATCGCCGCCTCGTCGGTGGCCACCGCTTTGTTCATCCGGTGGTTCGGGGTCAACGGCGTGCTCATCGCCACCGGCGTCATGACCGTATTGGTGCTTATCTTCGGTGAAATCACACCCAAGACCCTGGCGGCCCATCGCCCGGAGCAGGTCGCCAGCCGCGCGGCGGGGCCCATCGCCGCCCTGATGCGGGTTCTGTCGCCCTTTGCCGCCGTGTTTTCCTTTATCTCTTCCCTCATTCTCCGGCTCATCGGCTTCAAGGCGGACGAGAAAGAAAAGCTGGTCACCGAGGAAGAACTCCGGACCTTTGTCGACATCGGCGAAGAGGAAGGCATCCTGGACTCCGAAGAAAGGGCGATGATCGTCGGCATCTTCGAGTTCGGCGACACCGAGGTGGGCGAACTCATGGTGCCCCGGGCCGACATCGTGGCCCTGCCCATGGCCATGACCGCGGGGGAGGCGGTGCAGCGCCTGGCCACCTGCCCCTTCTCCCGGATTCCCGTATATGAGAAGTCCGTGGACCACATCGCCGGCATCATCCACGTCAAGGACTTGCTGCAGGTCATCGCCGAAGGGAAGCGGGACGTCACCCTGGGCGACATCATGCGCCCCACCTTGTTCGTTCCCGAAGGGAAAAAGGCCGACGAGCTCTTTGCCGACCTGCGCAAGGCCAAGAGCCACATGGCCATCGTGCTGAACGAGTACGGCGAGACCGAGGGCCTCATCACCATGGAGGATTTGATCGAGGAAATCCTCGGCGACATCAGCGACGAGTACGACGTCGTGCAGCCTGAGTACGATATTGTCGACCCACAAACGGCCATCGTGGCCGGCAGCGCCAGCGTCAGCGACATCAACGAAAGCCTGAACCTCAGCCTGCCCGATGAGGAGGCCGACACCGTGGCCGGCATCGTGTTCAACCGCCTGGGGCGGCTGCCCAAGGCCGGCGAATCGGTCCAGGTGGACGGCCTGACCTTGGAGGTCGCCGAACTCATGGGCCGCCGGATTTCCAAGGTGAAGATCACCTGGGCCCAGCCCGAACCCAGCCCGGTGCCCGAGCCCGAGCCCGAGCCCCAGGTGGAAGGCTGATCAAGGGCTGATCCCCGGGAGGCCGCGCCCTGTCTGCCCCCATTGCGGCCCCCAACCCCGCCCCTTTTTCCTCTTAAGCCCATGGGCTGGGCTAATTCCTGGTCTGGGAGGCCGGTTCCGGCGCCTCAAGCCCAGGGAAGAAGCTTATTTTCCGGTGTTCCGGGCCGGCAAAGGGTTGATTCCCCGGAATACGCCCACCTGCTGGGCTTAGGCTTTCATTTTCGCCTTGAGCCGGGGAAATAAGCCCATTCCCGCAACTTAACCCGCCCGCCCGGCCCTGGGTTATGATGTTGGATATGAGCATGGGGAAGGATTGACGGAATATGCGCCTGGTTACCTTCCTATCAAATGGACAGCCTCGCCCCGGCCTGGTTGTGGAGGACGCCGTCCTGGATCTGGGCACGGAGTTCACCGGCCTTCAGGCCATCATCGAAGGCGGCCGGGAGGCGCTGCAACGTATTGAAGCCATGGCCCGCAGCCGGCAGGCCACCATTCCTTTAGTTGAGGAAAATCTTCTGGCGCCCCTGCCGGAGCCCCGGCGCAACATCTTCTGCGTCGGCTGGAACTATCTCGCCCACTTCGAGGAAGGGAAAGGCCGGCGGGGACTCGCCGACGACGCCCAACTGCCGGACCATCCCACCTTCTTCACCAAAGCCAGCACCGCCGCCAACGGACCCTACGCCCCCATCGTGGTGGAGCCCCATTGGACCCGCCGCCTGGACTACGAAGGAGAACTGGCGGTGGTCATCGGCCGCAAGGGCCGCGACGTCCCCGAAGAAGAGGCTCTCAACTACGTCTTCGGCTACATGGCGGGCAACGACATCTCCGCCCGGGACCTGCAGCGGCGCCACGGCGGCCAGTGGCTCAAGGGCAAGAGCCTGGACGGCAGCTGCCCCATGGGGCCGTGGCTGGTCACCGCCGATGAAATCCCCGACCCGCAGCAATTGGAAGTCCGCTGCTGGGTCAACGACGAGTTGCGCCAGGAGGCGGGAACCCGGCAGATGATTTTCACCGTGGCCCGCATCATCGCCGAACTGTCCCACGGGATGACCTTGCTGCCGGGTGATATCATTTTGACGGGCACGCCGGAAGGCGTCGGCTTCGCCCAAAACCCGCCCGCCTACCTGCATCCGGGCGACGTAGTCACCGTGGAAATCAGCGGCATCGGCCGGATCAGGAACCGGATCGAATCCGCCCGTTGACCGGCCGGCAGCCGGACGACCGGGCCGGAGTAGTCGACGCCGGTTTGGGGGAGGAAGAAGGACCATGCTGGCCATCAAAGAAGCGGCCCGGGCCTTGGCCGAGGCCACAAAAGAAGGCCTTCCCGTGGCGGCCCTTACGGGCGCCGGCATCAGCGCCGAAAGCGGCATCCCCACCTTCCGGGGCCAGGCGGGCCTGTGGAAAGGCTTCCGGCCCGAGGAACTGGCCACGCCCCAGGCCTTCCAGCGAGACCCCGAGCGGGTCTGGGAATGGTACCACTGGCGCCGCCGCCTGGTGACCGAAGCCCAGCCCAATCCCGGCCACTACGCCCTGGCCGCCCTGGAGCATTTCGTCAAGGAGCATCACCATAAAGACGATCTGGTGACCGTCATCACCCAGAACGTGGATGGGCTCCACCGCCGGGCCGGCTCCGCCAGCGTCATCGAGATCCACGGCACCCTGCTGGACGCCCGCTGCACCCGGTGCCCCCATGTGGAGCCCATTCCCCCCGACGCATCGGGCTTGATGTACTGCTCGGCCTGCGGCGCCCTGTCCCGGCCGGCGGTAGTGTGGTTCGGCGAGAGCCTTCCCCCCGATGCGTGGCACGAAGCCTACCGGCGGTCCATGGCGGCGGCGGTCATGCTGGTGGTGGGCACCAGCGCCGTGGTCCATCCCGCCGCTGGGCTCATCGAACTGGCGGCCCAGGGGGGAGCCGTCATCATCGAGATCAACCCGGAGCCGTCGGGCATGGCCGGCTGGGCCCAGTATGCCATCAGGGCCAAGGCCGGCGAGGCCCTGCCCCAGCTGCTGGCCGAGGCCGGTGTTCCCACCCCATGAGGAGCGACACGACCCTGGACCCGAAAAAATACGACCTATGGGGATTTGACCTGGACGGAACATTGTATGTGGGGGAGCGGCCCTTCCCCGACGCCTTGGAATGGGTGAACCAACTGGCCCGCCGGGGTGTGGCCATAGCCTACATAACCAACAATCCTTTTCGCCCGCCTGAGGCCATCGCCCAACGGCTGGCCCGCATGGGCTTTCCTCTCCGCAGCCCGGAGCCGCCCCATACAACCTATCCCGTCTTGACGGCGGCGGTGGCAGCCGCCCAACGGATGGCCGAACTGGTGCCCCGGGGCGCCCCGGTGCTCTACGTGGGCTCCGAGGGGGTCCGCCAGGCACTGCTGGAGGCGGGCCTGGAGCCGGTGACCCGCATGGCCCAAGACCCCCAGGGAGTGGTGGTGGGCGGCACATCCGAATGGGATTACGCCGTCATCACCGAGGCGGTCCGGGGGGTGAGGGCAGGCCTCCCCTTCGTAGTCACCAACCGGGATCCCATCTACCCCTACACCGACGGGATCCGGCCGGGCACCGGCGCCCTGGTGGCGGCGGTGGAGACGGCAGGGGAGAGGCGGGGGGAGTTGGCCGGCAAGCCGGCGCCCCATTTGTTCCGGTACGCCCGGCGGGCATTCCCCGAGGCCCGACAGCCCATCATGGTGGGCGACCGCCTGGACACCGACGTGGCCGGCGCCCACGCCTCCGGGTGGGCGGCCCTATGGCTGAACCGCCCCGAAAGCCCCCGGCGGCGCTTGGGACTCACCCAGGCAGGGGATGGCCCAGGCCCAGCCGGTGCTGACGGTTCGCCCGGCGATGCCGCTGCCGAAGGGGGCCACCAGACCGCCGGCGGCAAAACTGCCGGCGGCAAACCCTTCTACGAAAGCTCCCACTTGGCCTTGAAGTACTGATAGGCCATGCGGATGCACAGGTCCTGGACCACCGTCAGGCCGGCAGCCTTGGCTTTGCCGGCCCACTCGTCGTTGCGGATGCCCTGCTGCATCCAGACGATGGGGATGTCCAGCTCGATGGCCGCCTCCACATGGGGACCCACCTGATCGCCGGGCCGGAACAAGTTCACCATGTCCACTTCTTTGACCAGGTCTTCCGGCAGGTCTGTCAGGGAAGGATAGGCCTTCTCCCCGAAAATCTCGTCGGCGTTGGGGTTGATGGGAATAATCCGGTAGCCCTGGCTCTTCATGAAGGCCGGCACCGTGTGAGCTTCCTTCTGGGGATTGGTGGAGGCGCCCACCACGGCAATGGTGCGCACCCGCTTCAGGATGTCGCCGATCTCCTCGTTACTGGGGTTGGGCACCGCAGTCATGGGTTCTGCTCCCTTCTTGTACCGGTATAGCGCTGGTAGATGAGGTAAATGCCCGTCAAGGTCAGCAAGGGGTCCACGGCTGTCACCGTCTCGCATTCGCCGGCCACCAGGGGCGCCAGCCCGCCTGTGGCGATGACCGGCACCTGGCGTCCCAACTCCTCATGGATGCGGCGGACTATGCCGTCCACCTGGCCGGCCACCCCGAACAGGATGCCCGCCTGCATGTTGGTGACGGTGCTGCGGCCCACGGCCGACGGGGGCCGCACCAGTTTGATCCGGGGCAGGGCCGCCGCCATCTTGAACAGGGCGTCCATGGCGATCTGGATGCCCGGGGCGATGGCGCCGCCCATGAAGGCTCCTTCGGAGGAGACCACGTCGAAGTTGGTGGCCGTGCCGAAATCCACCACTATGCAGGCGTCCTTGAAGCGGTCGTAGGCCGCGGCCACGTTGGCTATACGGTCGGCCCCCACCGACTGGGGCTCGTCCACATCCAAGGGAACCCCCGTGTCCAAATCGGGGTTGATGAACAAGGGCGTGGCGCCGAAGTATGTCTGGGCAAACTCCCGCAGGGTATAAAACAAGGGCGGCACCACCGAGGCGATGGCCACGGCCTTCACCTGGTTAAAGGAGCGGCCCCGCAGGGCGAAGAGGCCCGCCATCTCCGCCGCGTACTGGTCGGCGGTCAGGTTGCGGTTGGTGGTGAGCCGCCAGTGATCCAGCAATTGATTGTCCCGGTACAGCCCCATCAATGTGTTTGTGTTGCCGATATCCATAACCAGCACCATGTCGTCGGTGCCTTCAGGTGCCAAGGGGCAGCCCTCCCTCCTCCAAGGGAACGATGACGTCGGGGGTGTCGTTGCGGGGATTGTTCACTTTCGTTGACACCGGCCAAGCCGCCATGGCATCGGCGGGGAAGGGGTCCAGCAAGGGGAGCAGTTGATGGGGCTCATCCAGGGACGGGTCCAGCCAGCGGTCCAAAGGATCGCCGTCCAGGATGACGGGCATGCGGTGGTGGATGGGCTCCAGCAGGGCGTTGGCCCGGGTGGTGATGATGGTGCAGGAGTAGATTTCTTCCCCGTCGGGGCTGGTCCAGCGGTCCCACAGCCCCGCCATGGCGAAGATGGTGTCGTCTCGCATGGTGATGCGGTAAGGCTGCTTGGCCTTCCGCCCCGGCACCGCCTGCCATTCGTAAAAGCCGTCGGCCAGGATGACGCAGCGGCGCCGGCGGAATGAAGTCCGGAAGGAGGGCTTTTCCGCCACGGTTTCTGCCCGGGCGTTGATGAGCCGGTTGCCGATGGCGGGATCCTTCGCCCAGCCGGGGATGAGCCCCCAGCGCAAGTGCCCCAGGGAGCGCTCCCCGCCGGCGCTGCCCACCACGGCCAGCACCGGCTGGGTGGGGGCGATGTTGTAGCGGGGCCGGAAGGGCTCGGTCCGCTGATCCCGGGTGAACAGGCGGGGCGCCTTCGTCGCGGGATCCTGCACCAGGCTGAACCGTCCACACATGATGAAAGCCTCCCCCTCCCATATCGTACATGGCGGGCCCCCGGAAACGCCATTACTTTCCCATGGTCAATGCCGTAAGATATAAGTGACTATTTGCAATTAAACCCAGGGAATTTACTTAAATCCGGCGGCTTCCGGGCACGGCTCGGGAAGTCGGTATGGGGGCGAGCCTCGTGAAGATTCTCCTGGCGGTAGACGGCTCCGACGACGGGCAAAGGGCGGCCGACGCCGCTGCAGCCGTTTTCGGTCAACACCCTGACGTCAACTTTGTCGTTGTGTTCGTGGAGGAGCCCCACCAGTACGAGCGGGCCATGGCTGTGGCCGTCGGCGCTGGACCCAGCGCCTTTCACACCCCGGAATGGGTCGAGGAAATCGCCGAGCTGGCCCGGACGGAACCCCTGCGCATAGCCAACCGGGCGCTGCGCAGGATACAGGACGCGGGCCTGAAGGGAGAAATCCGCCTGGCTTCGGGCCAGGCGGCCGAGGAGATTCTGAAAGTGGCCGAAGCAGAAAAGGTGGACGTCATCGTCATGGGCCGCCGGGGCATCCACGCCATCACCCGGCTCATCCTGGGCAGCGTCAGCAACGCCGTCCTGGAGAAGGCCCGGGTGCCGGTGCTGATTGTTCCTTGAGTCCCCGCGGCAAGGTAATTCTTGCAGCCATAGGCGACTTCTTCTTCATAGGAATGTT from Sphingobacteriaceae bacterium harbors:
- a CDS encoding metalloregulator ArsR/SmtB family transcription factor — encoded protein: MPRAQAESLPAGPLAEDASCEIFTHDAEKVARLKPLVGITQGMAPLFKALADDTRVKIVYALTQEDELCVCDVASIIGSSVATASHHLRLLRLMRLVRSRREGKMMFYSLHDEHVRQLMEIALAHVQEENGALT
- a CDS encoding heavy metal translocating P-type ATPase, which gives rise to MSTAPVPDRTVYRLAGLTCADCAARFERKLKEYPGVIDATVNFGAAKVTITGTPPPVEVINELGAFDNIRVDEGALGRAVPGGVADATSESPAGAPAGAAPGAEQPPWWAAPTTVLTGLSGVLIAVAFGLQWLTGRGVAGQGVAAAPESLIVGLYLLATLAGGWRAGRQGLRNLTRLEFDMNTLMTVAVMGAVGIGYWEEAAVVAFLFGVSDTLSEYSIERARRSLRSLLELAPREAQIVRDGREQTVPVEDVQVGDLLLVRPGEKIAMDGVVESGSSSVNEAAITGEAIPVAKEAGAQVFAGSINGEGALRVRVSKLAQDTTLAKIIEMVEEAQEQRAPMKAFVDRFARYYTPAVMAAAVLITVMPPLLLAAPWQPWLYRGLSLLIIACPCALVVSTPVAIVTAIGNAARNGVLIKGGVHLENLGSIRAIAFDKTGTLTEGRPRVTDIDVLAGAGLGDERQALGSGDDLQGLEPGDGGDGTASGASPAARLAVLAGIESRSEHPLAAAIVTALADRNINPAEVDDFRALPGKGAHALYRGQRYYAGNVRLFEELGVNLDQARPLLDQRHGEGKTTVLFGTPSEVLAVVALADHVRDSSRWAIDRLGEAGVTRTIMLSGDNEATARAVAQQVGLAEYRAELLPEDKVAYVKALVEQHQRVAMVGDGVNDAPALATATTGIAMGGAGSDTAIETADIVLMGDDLTKLPYAVRLSRKTLAVIKQNIAFSLIIKALAVLLVFPGWLTLWLAVLSDTGATVLVVLNSLRLLRVGER
- a CDS encoding alpha/beta-type small acid-soluble spore protein, which produces MVPQARAGLERLKFEVAQELGIPNYSGYLGDVPSRINGAVGGNMVRRMIALAEQQLAQNQPQ
- a CDS encoding flavin reductase family protein, which gives rise to MAVSGDDLRRVMAKFATGITVVLARDPENHDNIFGMTVNSFTSVSLNPPQVLVCVGRQRFMHGILTGGGPFSISILSEPQAAVSQYFAGQREPDLEQAVRYRELQGGLPGIEGALGWMECKLAAVYPGGDHDILLAEVTSVEVADPAAHGAAAEAAGRAEAADAGVADPAALARPLLFFNSRYGRMAPEEA
- a CDS encoding DUF2325 domain-containing protein produces the protein MEWLMEEASRLEKRVAELEQENRRLQETIQVQERELKKLLGEFNSLRREFMGDENPLSGRKVAIIGPSFRKEVYKELVEGLGGRFLFAPSEEKLSAIDRAMSKADGVIFITTYTSHKANDHVKAAEERYQVPVVPVNVTGLDALRDAILNMLNPIMEHRETA
- a CDS encoding hemolysin family protein — its product is MLLLLSAFFSGAETALMSLSKVRIRHLVDQKAPAAQTIANIVSQPDKLLSTLLIGNNLINIAASSVATALFIRWFGVNGVLIATGVMTVLVLIFGEITPKTLAAHRPEQVASRAAGPIAALMRVLSPFAAVFSFISSLILRLIGFKADEKEKLVTEEELRTFVDIGEEEGILDSEERAMIVGIFEFGDTEVGELMVPRADIVALPMAMTAGEAVQRLATCPFSRIPVYEKSVDHIAGIIHVKDLLQVIAEGKRDVTLGDIMRPTLFVPEGKKADELFADLRKAKSHMAIVLNEYGETEGLITMEDLIEEILGDISDEYDVVQPEYDIVDPQTAIVAGSASVSDINESLNLSLPDEEADTVAGIVFNRLGRLPKAGESVQVDGLTLEVAELMGRRISKVKITWAQPEPSPVPEPEPEPQVEG